One segment of Sporanaerobacter acetigenes DSM 13106 DNA contains the following:
- a CDS encoding MFS transporter: MDLFLIFLTGFLIHIIISMEFNLISAIAPYLANFFNIKASSVITLNLGFSIVGLLIPLLGTWADKYGKKKYIFTSLIFFVLGAFISGISHSPSVFAIGRTFIGIGYFSLNASVISYISDFVPYEKRGKASGILRIAFGLALLTSPLYATFMIETFDNLKGIYIPFAIVGIICLFLLIKLPESEKVNNEKIDSNDVLNILKNPVGLKLLIIQFLTVTAPFTIYSYLGIWLSKDFSLSQLQIGYVYTAAACGTVLGITMSTFAADKIGKQKFTKIFYTIMILALSLIPYSKSLYLTIALIFTFAFGLDGGWTAYQAICTEIYPEKRTTFMTLLFFTNAMMITLFTLIGPLLYNLGGYKLIASIASVSGIVALFLFFNVSKSLD; the protein is encoded by the coding sequence ATGGATTTATTTTTAATATTCTTAACTGGTTTTCTAATTCACATAATAATTTCTATGGAATTCAATTTGATCAGTGCCATAGCTCCATATCTAGCAAATTTCTTTAATATAAAAGCTAGTTCTGTAATCACATTGAACTTAGGTTTTTCTATAGTAGGGCTTTTGATACCCCTCTTGGGAACATGGGCCGATAAATATGGAAAAAAGAAATACATATTTACCTCATTAATTTTCTTTGTATTGGGTGCTTTTATCAGTGGAATTTCACATTCCCCATCCGTATTCGCCATAGGTAGAACTTTTATAGGGATTGGATACTTTTCCTTAAATGCTTCAGTCATATCTTATATAAGTGATTTTGTTCCCTATGAAAAGCGAGGAAAAGCTTCTGGAATACTTCGAATAGCTTTTGGACTAGCTCTACTTACCAGTCCTCTATATGCCACCTTTATGATTGAGACTTTTGACAATTTAAAAGGAATATATATTCCTTTTGCAATAGTGGGAATAATATGCTTGTTTTTACTTATAAAACTTCCAGAATCTGAGAAAGTTAATAATGAAAAAATAGATTCTAATGATGTATTAAACATATTGAAAAATCCCGTTGGACTTAAACTTTTAATCATTCAGTTTTTAACTGTAACTGCTCCTTTTACCATCTACAGCTATTTAGGTATTTGGCTCAGCAAAGATTTTAGTTTAAGCCAGCTCCAAATTGGATATGTCTACACGGCTGCAGCCTGTGGTACTGTTTTAGGAATCACTATGTCCACTTTTGCAGCTGATAAAATTGGAAAACAAAAGTTTACAAAAATATTTTATACTATAATGATTTTAGCTCTATCACTTATACCCTATTCAAAATCTTTATATTTAACAATTGCTCTTATATTCACCTTTGCTTTTGGATTAGATGGCGGATGGACTGCCTATCAAGCCATATGTACAGAAATATACCCAGAAAAGAGGACTACCTTTATGACTCTTTTATTTTTCACCAATGCAATGATGATAACCCTGTTCACCCTCATTGGACCACTTTTGTATAATCTCGGAGGATATAAATTGATTGCTTCTATTGCTTCTGTATCAGGTATTGTAGCTCTATTTTTGTTTTTTAATGTAAGCAAAAGCCTTGATTAA
- a CDS encoding ABC transporter ATP-binding protein: MLKKFISYYKPHMKLFILDMVCAFFISVLDLVFPVVTKNFINDYIPNGNIELLYKWTIYLAILFVLRYISQYIVNYYGHVVGVRIEHDMRKDVFAHLQTLSFTYFDNNKTGHIMSRIVNDLREITELAHHGPEDLFISLVMLIGSFIILMRIEWRLTLIIFAFVPLMVWFAISKRNKMSESFRQVRKRIANVNSQLENSISGIRVAKSFTNEDYEIEKFDENNIEFKEAREASYKVMAEFMSGINFMSNILNLIVLSLGGIFVYKGYIDYGELVAYLLFVNYFLQPIRRLTEFAQQYQDGMTGFERFMEIMNIEPDIKDKEDAVELKDVKGEIEFKNVSFSYSNGKETIFSGINLDIKQGKTVAIVGPSGAGKTTLCHLIPRFYEIDEGQILIDEIDIRDIKLKSLRQNIGLVQQDVFLFTGTIKDNILYGNPEASDEEIVEAAKEASIHDFIMTLPNDYDTYIGEKGVMLSGGQKQRISIARLFLKNPPILILDEATSALDNETEIAIQKSLEELSHGRTVLVIAHRLSTIKNADEIVVLTDKGIEEKGRHEELLEKNGVYASLYKSQFKQL; the protein is encoded by the coding sequence TTGCTTAAAAAATTTATTTCTTATTATAAACCACATATGAAGTTATTTATATTAGATATGGTATGTGCCTTTTTTATATCTGTTTTAGATTTGGTATTCCCTGTAGTGACGAAAAATTTTATAAACGATTATATTCCAAATGGGAATATAGAGCTATTATATAAATGGACTATTTATTTGGCTATATTGTTTGTACTGAGATACATAAGCCAGTACATTGTCAACTATTATGGTCATGTTGTAGGTGTCAGGATAGAACATGATATGAGAAAAGATGTATTTGCTCACTTACAGACTTTATCTTTTACTTACTTTGACAACAATAAAACTGGACATATAATGTCAAGAATAGTTAATGATTTAAGAGAAATAACAGAACTTGCTCATCATGGTCCTGAAGATTTATTTATATCACTAGTCATGCTAATAGGTTCTTTTATTATACTTATGAGAATTGAGTGGAGGCTTACTTTAATTATATTTGCTTTTGTTCCACTGATGGTATGGTTTGCTATTTCAAAGAGAAATAAAATGTCTGAGTCTTTTAGGCAAGTTAGGAAGCGAATAGCCAATGTAAATTCTCAGCTTGAAAATAGCATTTCTGGTATTCGAGTTGCTAAATCCTTTACAAATGAAGATTATGAGATAGAAAAATTTGATGAGAATAATATAGAATTTAAGGAGGCAAGAGAAGCCTCCTATAAGGTAATGGCTGAGTTCATGTCAGGAATAAACTTTATGTCCAACATACTAAATCTAATTGTACTAAGTCTTGGAGGAATATTTGTATATAAAGGATATATTGATTACGGAGAATTAGTTGCATATTTGTTGTTTGTAAACTACTTTTTACAACCTATTAGAAGGCTAACAGAATTTGCTCAACAATATCAAGATGGTATGACAGGTTTTGAAAGATTTATGGAAATAATGAATATTGAACCAGATATTAAAGATAAAGAAGATGCTGTAGAGCTTAAAGATGTAAAGGGAGAAATTGAATTTAAAAATGTATCTTTTAGTTATAGCAATGGGAAAGAGACAATTTTTTCAGGCATAAATTTAGATATCAAACAAGGTAAAACTGTTGCCATAGTTGGTCCGTCAGGAGCAGGTAAAACTACTCTATGTCATTTGATACCAAGATTTTATGAAATAGATGAAGGCCAAATACTTATTGATGAAATAGATATTAGAGATATAAAATTAAAATCATTAAGGCAAAATATAGGATTGGTACAACAAGATGTATTTTTGTTTACAGGAACTATAAAAGACAATATATTATATGGAAATCCAGAAGCCAGTGATGAAGAAATAGTTGAAGCAGCCAAAGAAGCAAGTATCCATGATTTCATAATGACTCTTCCAAATGACTATGACACATATATTGGAGAAAAAGGTGTCATGCTTTCAGGAGGACAAAAACAGAGAATATCTATTGCCAGATTATTTCTTAAAAATCCTCCTATATTAATACTTGATGAAGCAACATCAGCTTTGGACAATGAAACTGAAATAGCTATTCAAAAATCTTTAGAAGAACTTTCTCATGGCAGAACTGTTTTAGTTATAGCTCATAGACTATCTACTATTAAAAATGCTGATGAAATAGTAGTATTGACTGATAAAGGAATAGAAGAAAAAGGCAGACATGAAGAACTTCTTGAAAAAAATGGAGTATATGCAAGCCTTTACAAATCACAATTTAAACAATTATAG
- a CDS encoding YcdB/YcdC domain-containing protein — MKRKVSVLLAIVMILTLIPMSSFAQQNFDKQLKEAITKSKELFNIGKEYDKFSSDVSSYDGKTAFNLNWSDSKEKLGSINVSLTVDGEILSYSKSEPYYGENRPKLPKVSKDEGLKIAKDFIGKVSPDIAKNIKYIDRDEQLDIYSDLYNYSFIRTINGMIYDENNVNITVDNITGEVRDYYTNWDKDIVFSEAKDVISKEKAQELYKQKIGLKLIYKTSYIEREPRLYLTYASLRNNLGIDAKNGEAVQIGYYGPYYEGMDMNMGAKGEENAENLSPDEQEAVESVSGLISEEEAEKLGRKYLEINKDYKLDSVNLYRDWKNKGEYKWYLGFRKNVNGVEKYSSVAVNAKSKELISFYRWDDVNSNKEIKYNEKQALDIAKNFIVKTNPEKVNNIEYIDPVADSRRVDEVPQKIVNLNFMRIENGAYVLDDAIRVSVDLTEGKIVEYEMDWYNGKLPSKDKVISIDEAYNILFDQIGMEVRYTVPNRYEKTDNKKLEAILVYGLKKDKPNDIDANTGKILNYEGIPYEKREKISYKDIEKSYAKDKINILTQYGIGFSGNEFKPSEKLNQRDFLFLLAKANNSYLSSDISNNDEKLYSYLINTGIVKDDEKAPKKIMTKEEAIKYIIRALKYDKVADLNNIYKDLFKDTKDINPELKGYVSIAYGLKIVEGSNGYLRPKAELKREDGANLIYNFLFSN, encoded by the coding sequence ATGAAGAGAAAGGTTTCAGTATTGTTAGCGATTGTTATGATTTTGACTTTGATTCCAATGAGTTCATTTGCACAGCAAAATTTCGATAAACAGTTGAAAGAAGCCATTACAAAAAGTAAGGAATTGTTTAATATTGGGAAGGAGTATGACAAGTTTAGTTCCGATGTAAGTTCTTATGACGGGAAAACAGCTTTTAATTTAAATTGGTCAGATAGTAAGGAAAAGCTTGGCAGCATAAATGTTTCCTTAACAGTAGATGGAGAAATTTTAAGTTATTCAAAATCTGAACCATACTATGGGGAAAACAGACCTAAGTTGCCAAAAGTATCAAAAGACGAGGGACTAAAGATTGCAAAAGATTTTATTGGGAAAGTAAGCCCAGATATTGCAAAAAATATAAAATATATTGATAGAGATGAACAATTAGATATTTATTCGGATTTATATAATTATTCCTTTATAAGGACCATAAACGGAATGATCTATGATGAGAACAATGTCAATATAACTGTAGATAATATAACTGGTGAGGTAAGAGATTATTATACAAATTGGGATAAAGATATAGTATTTTCTGAAGCAAAGGATGTAATTTCAAAAGAGAAAGCTCAAGAATTATACAAACAAAAAATTGGATTGAAATTAATTTATAAGACTTCTTATATAGAAAGAGAACCTAGATTATATTTAACTTATGCATCTCTTAGAAATAATCTAGGCATAGATGCAAAGAATGGAGAAGCTGTTCAAATCGGCTATTATGGTCCATACTATGAAGGTATGGATATGAATATGGGAGCTAAAGGAGAAGAAAATGCTGAAAACTTGAGCCCAGATGAACAAGAGGCTGTGGAAAGTGTATCTGGACTTATATCAGAGGAAGAAGCAGAAAAACTTGGCAGAAAGTATTTAGAGATAAATAAAGATTATAAATTGGATTCAGTAAACTTGTATAGGGACTGGAAGAACAAGGGAGAATATAAATGGTATCTAGGGTTTAGAAAAAATGTAAATGGTGTAGAAAAGTATTCAAGTGTAGCTGTAAATGCAAAAAGTAAAGAGCTTATTTCTTTTTATAGATGGGATGATGTAAATTCAAATAAAGAAATTAAATACAATGAAAAACAGGCTTTAGATATTGCAAAGAATTTTATAGTTAAAACAAATCCTGAAAAGGTAAATAATATTGAATATATAGATCCAGTTGCTGATTCTAGAAGAGTTGATGAAGTTCCTCAAAAGATAGTCAATTTAAATTTCATGAGAATAGAAAATGGTGCTTATGTATTAGATGATGCCATAAGGGTTTCTGTAGATTTGACAGAAGGAAAGATTGTCGAATATGAGATGGATTGGTACAATGGGAAACTTCCATCAAAAGACAAAGTCATATCAATAGATGAAGCTTATAATATATTGTTTGATCAAATTGGAATGGAAGTTAGATATACAGTTCCAAATAGATATGAAAAAACAGATAACAAGAAATTAGAAGCCATATTAGTTTATGGTCTAAAGAAAGATAAACCAAATGATATAGATGCAAATACAGGTAAAATTCTAAATTATGAAGGAATACCATATGAGAAAAGAGAAAAAATCAGCTATAAAGATATAGAGAAAAGTTATGCAAAGGATAAAATAAATATTTTAACTCAATATGGAATTGGATTTTCTGGAAATGAATTCAAACCTAGTGAAAAATTGAATCAAAGAGATTTCTTGTTTTTACTTGCAAAAGCAAACAACTCATATTTAAGTTCAGATATTTCAAATAATGATGAAAAATTATATTCCTATTTGATAAATACAGGTATTGTAAAAGATGATGAAAAAGCACCCAAAAAGATAATGACTAAAGAAGAGGCTATAAAGTATATAATTAGAGCATTGAAGTATGACAAAGTTGCAGATTTAAATAATATATATAAAGATTTATTTAAAGATACAAAGGATATAAATCCAGAATTAAAGGGATATGTATCAATTGCCTATGGACTAAAAATTGTAGAAGGAAGTAATGGATATTTAAGGCCAAAGGCAGAACTCAAAAGAGAAGATGGAGCAAATTTAATTTATAATTTCTTGTTTAGCAATTAA
- a CDS encoding TldD/PmbA family protein, whose amino-acid sequence MAKMEMSNYLSKNKDGLMKIVNVLSKEYKYVSILGTDVVGKRYSVQKSGISISDSDWTERGFVLRVYNGIGYSEFSFNELPEDVEVLKSKINNIAMEDVKKLRESSVDMTKFPIIKEDVIEKSFIGEVEVLPGSITSKEKVERLLNIQKKAFEYSEALIDFRTFYEEVHVSKIFISLNKKLEQSYIWSQGYLVPIVRKDENVKVNFNSFSGLKGIELLDEMDGGYKKAIDEVVSLLDAERIIPGEYDVICTPEIAGLIAHEAFGHGVEMDMFVKNRAKAIEYIDKEVASDLVVMHDGAASAVDVSSYLFDDEGVLGTDTKIIDKGILKTGICDTIAALRLGIEPTGNGKRESFERKVYTRMTNTFFEEGNSKLEDMIASIEYGYLLDGSMSGMEDPKNWGIQCMLLIGKEIKNGRLTGKIVSPVVMTGYVPDLLKSISMVSDRVVLFGSGACGKGYKEWVKVSDGGPYIKAKARLG is encoded by the coding sequence ATGGCAAAAATGGAGATGTCTAATTATCTATCAAAAAATAAAGATGGGCTAATGAAAATTGTAAACGTTCTTTCTAAAGAATATAAATATGTGTCTATATTAGGCACAGATGTAGTGGGGAAAAGATATTCAGTACAAAAAAGTGGGATAAGTATAAGTGATAGTGACTGGACAGAAAGAGGATTTGTACTTAGAGTATACAATGGTATAGGATACTCAGAGTTTTCTTTCAATGAATTGCCAGAAGATGTAGAGGTATTGAAAAGCAAGATAAATAATATTGCAATGGAAGATGTAAAAAAGTTAAGGGAATCTTCTGTTGACATGACTAAATTTCCAATCATAAAAGAAGATGTTATAGAAAAAAGTTTTATTGGCGAAGTAGAGGTACTACCTGGAAGCATTACGTCAAAGGAAAAGGTGGAAAGATTACTTAATATACAAAAAAAGGCCTTTGAATACTCTGAAGCATTGATAGATTTCAGGACATTTTATGAAGAAGTTCATGTATCTAAAATCTTCATATCTTTAAATAAAAAATTAGAGCAATCATATATTTGGAGCCAAGGATATCTTGTGCCTATAGTGAGAAAAGATGAGAATGTAAAGGTAAACTTCAATAGTTTTTCAGGACTAAAAGGCATTGAACTATTAGATGAAATGGATGGCGGATACAAAAAAGCTATTGATGAAGTTGTATCTCTATTAGATGCTGAAAGAATAATTCCAGGAGAATATGATGTTATATGTACTCCAGAAATTGCAGGACTTATTGCTCACGAGGCCTTTGGTCATGGTGTAGAGATGGATATGTTTGTAAAAAATAGAGCTAAAGCAATAGAATATATAGACAAGGAAGTAGCTTCAGATTTGGTTGTTATGCATGATGGGGCAGCTAGTGCTGTAGATGTTTCTTCCTATCTATTTGATGATGAAGGAGTTCTTGGGACTGATACCAAAATTATAGATAAGGGTATTTTGAAAACTGGAATATGTGATACTATTGCAGCTTTGAGATTGGGTATAGAGCCAACTGGAAATGGTAAAAGAGAATCTTTTGAAAGAAAAGTTTATACTCGAATGACAAATACTTTTTTTGAAGAAGGAAATTCAAAACTTGAAGATATGATAGCTTCTATTGAGTATGGATATTTACTAGATGGTTCTATGAGTGGAATGGAAGATCCAAAGAATTGGGGTATTCAGTGTATGCTTCTCATAGGAAAAGAAATAAAAAATGGAAGACTTACTGGGAAAATAGTGTCTCCTGTTGTCATGACTGGTTATGTTCCAGATTTACTTAAATCTATAAGCATGGTTTCAGATAGGGTAGTACTTTTTGGTTCTGGTGCTTGTGGAAAGGGATATAAAGAATGGGTTAAGGTTTCTGATGGTGGTCCATATATTAAAGCAAAAGCGAGGTTAGGATAA
- a CDS encoding UvrD-helicase domain-containing protein — MKGKVELNKNQKRAVETIDKNVAVNAGAGSGKTRVLVERYLYILENGDLDEESEIESILAITFTKKASQEMKERIRKNIKEKFPLDPKWRRMYRDLEKGSISTIHSFCSKILKENPIEANIDPQFKVLEDHESDEILYEVVKEIILKGINSNEKVYELIKNFNVYNLDNFIYTMMNLYKKIRSTGMSFEEVREITLNNMQSFEFNEEDIFHMVDEFKYLMSKSRKNSKLYKLKEDPIWLEFNERDSYDESVLDVLPYLKDNIGTMSSEEDRVSALMETIDKVLKVIEKDKIEFYETLIDLLVQMDLEFSKIKSSLGYLDYEDLQIKVLHLLDIDEIRKEYQRKYKYIMIDEFQDTNELQRQIVYKLASENSKLDRQNLFIVGDPKQSIYAFRGADVEVFHDVIDDIMEVSKIEAINLKDNYRSMNTVLEFVNCIFEKVMKEKYEPLDSIFKSPNNVDVEILENENLEVPNGENPGEFNKYYESRLIAKRIKALVDSGEYKYGDFALLFRSSTEDYIYEEALREYGIPYYNFGGKGFFRQEEIVDLLNGIKGISNIYDTISLVGVLRSPMFGLSDKTIYWLLREKEESILYALNSNIPYIEDRELKKVQRAKEILNLMIVKRDLLNVYNLLNELLKKTYYNEVLMLMYGGKQRVANVYKFLEMARTYTEEENGTISDFINYIEELKLKEIDESQAKIESEDGDSVKLMTIHKSKGLEFKVVIVPQMAKNFNTDKSQILFDKDIGLGIKYEGVSPLYDEINAVLKEKEEEENKRILYVAMTRAEERLILGNQGKKSGFKKFITDFLDFASYELIEDLDVKEEAVEEIRTLEGITNESKPFNENIFPILGGIKGFNQRQFNTYSISQYLIFKECKRKFFMTYYRRLPIDEYEEFQLTNRKSINPVVRGEIVHKFCELYRNGENSAKLLRNIVQSFGIMPTEELAQEFSPYIHNYIANYSENYDKIYSEKKFYYNLPSGIIYGIVDRIYISGNNIEIVDFKTNKVKDKDSLIKKYSPQIQLYTKVCENLYGLKANRASLFLLETGEIVDVDISDEILNKNLKDIENFMEFVCHNNDIKQYERGEICNSYCNFNVICNE, encoded by the coding sequence GTGAAGGGAAAAGTGGAGTTAAATAAAAATCAAAAAAGAGCTGTTGAAACCATAGATAAAAATGTGGCAGTAAATGCAGGGGCTGGTTCGGGGAAAACTAGAGTGTTGGTTGAAAGATATTTATATATACTTGAAAATGGAGATTTAGATGAGGAAAGTGAAATTGAATCAATTTTAGCTATTACTTTCACTAAAAAAGCGAGTCAGGAAATGAAAGAGAGAATAAGAAAAAATATAAAAGAAAAGTTTCCTCTAGATCCAAAATGGAGAAGAATGTATAGGGATTTGGAGAAGGGAAGTATCTCTACTATACATAGTTTTTGTTCAAAGATACTTAAGGAAAATCCCATAGAAGCTAATATAGATCCACAATTCAAAGTATTAGAGGATCATGAATCAGACGAAATATTATATGAAGTAGTTAAAGAAATTATATTGAAAGGAATCAATTCTAATGAAAAAGTCTATGAACTTATAAAGAACTTCAATGTGTACAATTTGGACAACTTTATCTACACTATGATGAATTTGTATAAAAAAATAAGAAGTACTGGGATGAGCTTTGAAGAGGTAAGAGAAATCACATTGAACAATATGCAAAGTTTTGAGTTCAATGAAGAAGATATTTTTCACATGGTAGACGAATTTAAATATCTAATGTCAAAGAGCAGAAAAAATTCAAAATTGTATAAATTAAAGGAGGACCCAATATGGTTAGAGTTTAATGAAAGAGATAGTTATGATGAAAGTGTTTTAGATGTACTTCCATACCTAAAAGACAATATAGGAACTATGAGTTCAGAAGAGGATAGAGTTTCTGCACTGATGGAGACTATTGATAAGGTTTTGAAAGTAATTGAAAAAGATAAAATAGAATTCTATGAAACTCTAATAGATTTACTTGTTCAAATGGATTTGGAGTTTTCTAAAATAAAGAGCAGTTTAGGATATTTAGATTATGAAGATCTTCAGATAAAAGTACTTCATTTGTTGGACATAGATGAGATAAGAAAAGAATATCAAAGAAAGTATAAATATATAATGATAGATGAATTTCAAGATACAAATGAATTGCAAAGACAAATAGTGTATAAATTGGCAAGTGAGAATTCAAAATTAGATAGACAAAATTTATTTATTGTAGGAGATCCTAAACAATCTATTTATGCCTTTAGGGGAGCAGATGTAGAGGTTTTCCATGATGTAATTGACGATATAATGGAAGTATCTAAAATAGAAGCCATAAATCTTAAAGATAATTATAGAAGTATGAATACAGTTCTTGAATTTGTAAATTGTATATTTGAAAAAGTAATGAAGGAAAAATATGAACCATTAGATTCAATATTTAAATCTCCCAATAATGTAGATGTGGAAATACTTGAAAATGAGAATTTAGAAGTTCCAAATGGAGAAAACCCTGGCGAATTCAACAAATACTATGAGAGCAGATTAATAGCTAAGCGGATAAAAGCTTTAGTAGATAGTGGAGAGTACAAATATGGAGACTTTGCTTTACTTTTTAGATCCAGTACAGAAGATTATATTTATGAGGAAGCCTTAAGGGAATATGGTATTCCATATTATAATTTTGGAGGAAAGGGATTTTTTAGACAAGAAGAAATAGTGGATTTACTAAATGGGATAAAGGGAATAAGCAATATCTATGATACTATTTCACTAGTGGGGGTACTTAGAAGTCCCATGTTTGGACTTTCAGACAAAACAATCTATTGGCTTTTGCGAGAAAAAGAAGAGTCTATACTATATGCTCTAAATTCCAATATTCCATATATTGAAGATAGGGAACTTAAGAAAGTTCAAAGGGCTAAAGAAATATTGAATTTAATGATTGTAAAAAGAGATTTATTAAATGTTTATAATTTATTAAATGAATTGTTGAAGAAAACTTATTATAATGAAGTGCTCATGTTAATGTATGGGGGAAAGCAAAGAGTAGCCAATGTATATAAATTTTTAGAAATGGCTAGAACCTATACTGAAGAAGAAAATGGAACTATCTCTGATTTTATAAATTATATTGAAGAATTGAAACTAAAGGAAATAGATGAATCCCAAGCTAAAATAGAGTCAGAAGATGGAGATAGCGTGAAGTTGATGACTATACACAAGTCAAAAGGTCTGGAATTTAAAGTGGTTATAGTTCCTCAAATGGCTAAAAATTTCAATACGGATAAATCTCAAATTTTATTTGATAAAGATATAGGATTGGGTATAAAGTATGAAGGAGTTTCACCATTATATGATGAAATAAATGCCGTCTTAAAAGAAAAAGAAGAAGAAGAAAACAAGAGGATATTATATGTGGCAATGACTAGAGCAGAAGAAAGATTGATTTTAGGGAATCAGGGAAAGAAAAGTGGGTTTAAAAAATTCATAACTGATTTTTTAGACTTTGCCAGCTATGAATTGATTGAGGATTTGGATGTAAAAGAAGAGGCAGTAGAAGAAATAAGGACATTGGAAGGGATTACAAATGAGTCAAAGCCTTTTAATGAAAATATATTTCCCATATTGGGAGGAATAAAAGGTTTCAATCAAAGACAATTTAATACCTATTCTATATCACAATATTTAATATTTAAAGAATGTAAGAGAAAGTTTTTTATGACTTATTATAGAAGACTTCCCATAGATGAATACGAAGAGTTTCAGCTTACTAATAGAAAATCTATAAATCCAGTAGTTCGTGGAGAAATAGTTCATAAGTTTTGTGAATTGTATAGAAATGGAGAAAATAGTGCGAAACTTTTAAGAAATATAGTACAATCTTTTGGCATAATGCCTACAGAGGAATTAGCTCAAGAATTTTCACCATATATTCATAATTATATTGCAAATTATAGTGAAAATTATGATAAAATCTATAGTGAGAAAAAATTTTACTACAATTTGCCCAGTGGCATTATATATGGAATTGTCGATAGAATATATATAAGTGGGAACAATATTGAAATAGTGGATTTTAAAACAAATAAAGTTAAAGATAAGGATTCTTTGATAAAAAAATATTCTCCTCAAATTCAGCTATATACGAAGGTCTGTGAGAATTTATACGGTTTAAAGGCAAATAGGGCTTCACTTTTTCTTTTAGAGACTGGTGAAATAGTAGATGTGGACATATCTGATGAAATTTTAAATAAAAATCTTAAAGATATAGAAAATTTTATGGAATTTGTTTGTCATAACAACGATATTAAACAATATGAAAGAGGAGAAATTTGCAATTCATATTGTAATTTTAATGTGATTTGTAACGAATGA
- a CDS encoding TldD/PmbA family protein, whose amino-acid sequence MIENIKNILSNIKELDEWKIVENKISSRELFFIRQELDMNRGKEVIKYIVTVYKDFEEDGEKYRGSSTVQVHPTMTKEEIKNSIEGAVFAASFVKNEYYPINEGKYLEEVKIESNFDNDTMSNYLPKISKCLFEEDVYEKGCVNSSELFLNKVYIRIVNSKGLDVSYSGYSGMLDLVTNWKEESEEIEVSRNIEFTEYDGEMIKNEIRDMLKLSQEKAIAKPTPDLKTSTIILSGEPVKEFLKYYYINANGKQIYDGISTYRAGECVQGQEVIGEKVNLLLDPKLENSTYSAPYDEDGVYLKKTQIIEDGVLKRYWGDMRHSYYLGIEPTGNIKNFIVKSGSKSIEEMKASPYIELVSFSDFQMDTMTGDFGGEIRLGWYFDGENTVSITGGSISGNIKEVEKEMYFSSETQKLNNFLGPKTIELSNVSLAGIE is encoded by the coding sequence ATGATAGAGAATATAAAAAACATTTTATCAAATATTAAAGAATTAGATGAGTGGAAGATTGTTGAAAACAAAATATCTTCCAGAGAATTGTTTTTTATAAGGCAAGAACTTGATATGAACAGGGGAAAAGAAGTGATAAAATATATAGTTACTGTATACAAAGATTTTGAAGAAGATGGGGAGAAATACAGAGGGTCTTCCACTGTTCAAGTTCATCCAACTATGACTAAAGAAGAAATAAAAAATAGTATAGAAGGAGCTGTTTTTGCTGCAAGTTTTGTTAAGAATGAATACTATCCTATAAATGAAGGAAAGTATTTAGAAGAAGTAAAAATAGAAAGTAATTTTGACAATGATACTATGTCTAATTATTTGCCCAAAATATCTAAATGTTTATTTGAAGAAGATGTATATGAAAAGGGTTGTGTAAATTCATCTGAATTGTTCTTAAATAAAGTGTATATTAGAATTGTTAATTCTAAAGGATTAGATGTTTCTTATAGTGGCTATTCTGGTATGCTTGATCTCGTCACAAACTGGAAAGAAGAAAGTGAAGAAATAGAAGTTTCTAGAAATATTGAATTTACAGAATATGATGGAGAAATGATAAAGAATGAAATAAGAGATATGCTTAAATTGAGCCAAGAAAAAGCAATTGCTAAGCCTACTCCAGATTTGAAAACTTCTACTATTATTTTAAGTGGAGAGCCTGTAAAAGAGTTTTTAAAATATTATTATATAAATGCTAATGGAAAACAAATATATGATGGGATTTCCACTTATAGGGCGGGTGAATGTGTACAAGGACAAGAAGTTATAGGAGAAAAAGTAAATCTTTTATTGGATCCAAAGCTAGAAAATTCTACTTATAGTGCTCCTTATGATGAAGATGGAGTATACCTTAAGAAAACTCAAATCATTGAGGATGGAGTACTTAAAAGATATTGGGGAGATATGAGGCATTCTTATTATCTAGGTATTGAACCAACTGGGAATATTAAAAATTTCATAGTTAAAAGTGGAAGTAAAAGTATAGAAGAAATGAAAGCATCTCCATATATTGAACTTGTAAGTTTTTCAGATTTTCAAATGGATACAATGACTGGTGATTTTGGAGGAGAAATAAGACTTGGTTGGTATTTTGACGGAGAAAATACTGTATCTATAACTGGTGGTTCTATTTCTGGGAATATAAAAGAAGTAGAAAAGGAAATGTATTTTTCTAGTGAGACACAAAAGCTAAACAATTTTTTAGGACCTAAAACTATAGAATTATCCAATGTATCTTTGGCAGGAATTGAATAA